From the Hyphomicrobium sp. ghe19 genome, one window contains:
- a CDS encoding sulfonate ABC transporter substrate-binding protein: MIVSRRTLGALALGAFAANLGGPAANAEDKVIRIGYQKYGNAILLKAKGTLEPKLAAIGYKVTWAEFPFGPPLLEAINAGAIDFGHTGEAPPIFAQAGGSSIVYVANEPPAPEGEAILVPKDSPIKSVADLKGKKIAYAKGSNSNYFAVKALEQAGIKYGEYEPVHLAPADARAAFETGRVDAWAIWDPFYASAQAGTEARVLTDGKNIVSNHQFYLASKSYVGPNAKAIDVVLAELRAVDDWVKADPKAAAAQLSAPIGIPAPILEAALKRQSYGIKPIDDAVIAEQQSIADKFFALGLLPKAITVKEIAWRAGT, encoded by the coding sequence ATGATCGTTTCTCGCAGGACACTTGGCGCCCTTGCGCTCGGCGCATTCGCGGCCAACCTCGGCGGCCCGGCGGCCAATGCCGAAGACAAAGTCATCCGCATCGGATACCAAAAGTACGGCAACGCAATTCTCCTCAAGGCAAAGGGAACGCTCGAGCCCAAGCTCGCCGCTATCGGCTATAAGGTCACGTGGGCCGAATTCCCCTTCGGCCCCCCGCTGCTGGAAGCGATCAACGCCGGAGCAATCGACTTCGGACATACCGGCGAGGCGCCGCCCATCTTTGCGCAGGCGGGAGGCAGTTCAATCGTTTATGTCGCAAACGAGCCGCCGGCGCCCGAAGGAGAGGCCATTCTCGTTCCGAAAGACAGCCCGATCAAATCGGTCGCGGACCTCAAGGGCAAGAAAATTGCCTACGCAAAGGGCTCCAATTCGAACTACTTCGCGGTGAAGGCCTTGGAACAGGCCGGCATCAAATACGGGGAGTATGAACCGGTTCATCTCGCCCCGGCCGATGCACGCGCGGCTTTCGAAACCGGCAGGGTCGATGCCTGGGCAATTTGGGATCCATTCTACGCTTCCGCCCAGGCGGGAACCGAGGCACGCGTCCTGACCGATGGCAAAAACATCGTATCCAATCACCAGTTCTACCTCGCGAGTAAGTCCTACGTCGGCCCCAACGCCAAGGCCATCGACGTCGTTCTCGCGGAGCTGAGGGCCGTCGATGACTGGGTAAAAGCCGATCCAAAAGCAGCGGCGGCGCAGCTGAGCGCGCCGATCGGAATACCAGCCCCGATTTTGGAAGCCGCGCTGAAGCGTCAGTCCTACGGCATCAAACCAATCGATGACGCCGTTATAGCGGAACAGCAGAGCATCGCAGATAAGTTCTTTGCTCTAGGCCTTTTGCCCAAGGCGATAACCGTGAAAGAGATCGCCTGGAGAGCAGGCACCTGA
- a CDS encoding glutathione S-transferase N-terminal domain-containing protein: MILYYSPGACSLSDHIALIEAGMKFDLAKVDLKTHKVDDGRSYLDINPKGYVPALQFDDGDVLTENIAILSYVADKYRALMAPGQFGRYRLLEMLSFISSEIHKSFGPLFNPATTEKDKAKAFDAIRKRFDFTAARTVGPYLFGEHATVADAYLFVMLLWAAKNGIDLPKPLKSLAEHMRARPTVDIALKQEGLG, from the coding sequence ATGATCCTGTATTACTCACCCGGAGCCTGCAGTCTTTCCGACCACATCGCATTGATCGAAGCAGGAATGAAGTTCGACCTCGCGAAAGTGGATCTCAAAACCCATAAGGTCGACGATGGTCGCTCGTACCTCGATATCAATCCAAAAGGCTACGTCCCGGCACTTCAATTCGATGATGGCGACGTCCTCACCGAGAACATCGCCATTCTGAGTTACGTCGCCGACAAATACCGGGCCCTCATGGCGCCTGGCCAGTTCGGTCGTTACAGACTTCTTGAGATGCTGTCCTTCATCTCGAGTGAAATACATAAATCCTTCGGGCCGCTTTTCAATCCCGCGACAACCGAGAAGGACAAGGCGAAAGCCTTCGACGCGATCCGCAAGAGATTCGACTTCACCGCTGCACGGACCGTAGGCCCCTACCTCTTCGGCGAGCATGCAACCGTCGCCGACGCGTATCTTTTCGTCATGCTGCTTTGGGCTGCGAAGAACGGAATTGACCTTCCGAAGCCGCTGAAGAGCCTTGCCGAACACATGCGCGCTCGCCCCACGGTGGACATTGCACTGAAACAAGAGGGCCTCGGCTGA